A genomic window from Rhizobium sp. 007 includes:
- the fliG gene encoding flagellar motor switch protein FliG: MMDFDDFGGALAGKPLTQAEKAAAVLLAMGKGVAGRLLKYFTQAELQTIISSAQALRAIPPDELLGLVAEFEDLFTEGAGLMDNAKAIESILEEGLTPDEVDSLLGRRTAFQAYETSIWDRLGEGDPAFIGKFLLREHPQTVAYILSMMPSSFGAKVLMQLPDSRRADIMNRTVNLKSVSPKVAHIIEKQVMTLLAEVEAEKNSIGSNKVAELMNEMDKPQVDTLLTSLESISRESVNKVRPKIFLFDDILFMPQRSRVMLLNDISADILTMALRGASAEIREAVLSSISPRQRRMIESDLQSGTVGINPREIAIARRAVAQEAIRLANSGQIQLKETEGEAPAAA; encoded by the coding sequence ATGATGGACTTTGACGATTTCGGCGGCGCACTTGCCGGGAAACCGTTGACCCAGGCTGAAAAGGCAGCGGCTGTACTCCTCGCTATGGGGAAGGGAGTCGCAGGCCGGCTATTGAAGTATTTCACCCAGGCCGAGTTGCAGACGATTATCTCCTCCGCACAGGCTCTGCGGGCCATTCCGCCGGATGAACTTCTTGGCCTGGTAGCCGAATTCGAAGATCTCTTCACCGAAGGCGCCGGCCTTATGGACAATGCCAAGGCCATCGAGAGCATTCTCGAGGAGGGCCTGACTCCGGACGAGGTGGACAGCCTTCTCGGCCGCCGCACCGCGTTCCAGGCATACGAAACCTCAATCTGGGACCGTCTCGGCGAGGGCGATCCGGCCTTCATCGGCAAGTTCCTGCTGCGCGAACATCCGCAGACCGTCGCCTATATCCTTTCGATGATGCCGTCTTCCTTCGGCGCCAAGGTGCTGATGCAGCTTCCCGACAGCCGCCGCGCGGACATCATGAACCGTACCGTGAACCTGAAATCCGTCAGCCCCAAGGTCGCGCACATCATCGAAAAGCAGGTGATGACGCTGCTGGCCGAGGTCGAGGCCGAGAAGAATTCGATCGGCTCGAACAAGGTTGCCGAACTCATGAACGAGATGGACAAGCCGCAGGTCGATACCTTGCTAACTTCGCTGGAGTCGATCAGCCGCGAATCCGTCAACAAGGTTCGCCCGAAGATCTTCCTCTTCGACGACATTCTCTTCATGCCGCAGCGCAGCCGTGTCATGCTGCTCAACGATATCTCCGCCGACATTCTTACCATGGCTTTGCGCGGCGCGTCGGCCGAAATCCGTGAAGCCGTTCTCTCGTCGATCAGCCCGCGCCAGCGACGAATGATCGAATCGGACCTGCAGAGCGGCACTGTCGGCATCAATCCGCGCGAGATCGCCATTGCGCGGCGTGCTGTCGCCCAGGAAGCGATTCGGTTGGCAAATTCCGGCCAGATCCAGCTCAAGGAGACGGAGGGCGAAGCGCCGGCAGCCGCCTAA
- the fliN gene encoding flagellar motor switch protein FliN, producing MATKKTQQNDDLSLELPGNEADLDQAIDDLRGVLKQDSDGGLAELGEEADAFGAGTGTDLSAFGDFASDGAAETSFDSSDFGAGDFGGSSDFGDTALSAASAEPAPLGSALSSNFELIMDIPIDVQIMLGSSRMQVSGLMNLNEGATIALDKKIGEPVEIMVNGRKIARGEITVLENDDTRFGVKLIEVLSTRKA from the coding sequence ATGGCTACGAAGAAAACACAGCAGAACGACGATCTGTCACTGGAGCTTCCGGGCAACGAAGCTGACCTCGACCAGGCGATCGATGATCTCCGCGGGGTTCTGAAGCAGGATTCGGACGGCGGGCTTGCGGAGTTGGGGGAAGAAGCCGATGCATTCGGCGCCGGAACCGGCACCGATTTGTCGGCCTTCGGCGATTTCGCCAGCGATGGCGCAGCCGAGACATCGTTCGACAGCAGCGATTTCGGCGCCGGCGACTTTGGCGGCTCTTCGGATTTCGGTGATACCGCTTTGTCCGCGGCGAGCGCCGAACCGGCACCGCTCGGCAGCGCGCTGTCTTCGAACTTCGAACTGATCATGGACATTCCGATCGACGTCCAGATCATGCTCGGCAGCAGCCGCATGCAGGTTTCCGGCCTGATGAATCTCAACGAAGGCGCGACCATCGCCCTCGACAAGAAGATCGGCGAGCCGGTTGAAATCATGGTGAACGGCCGCAAGATCGCACGTGGCGAAATCACCGTCCTGGAGAATGACGACACCCGCTTCGGGGTTAAACTGATAGAAGTTTTGAGCACAAGAAAAGCCTGA
- a CDS encoding FliM/FliN family flagellar motor switch protein: MSNLSPQRPAMDPVLLAKLTGRLGDRATIEKLCASLSEVYGEFLPDIFKSETGLDIAVAYLGCSSGHKNDLIADLDTNVTLVEATLRNWSQNITFACGNSFVITLMENLLGAASDTIEQPADRSLSVIELELAVMVFEKIANVFRSAVNAPGGFEPNLEPPHPHEFRGHPSSDTPDEFASAINMSITLSGITSEFSVIVPQAPLLKTQISAPKATNQPTKSTEWTEQLTEQVHRSHVTLDAKIRLQDLTLRTISKLAPGDVIPFRDTADVRVELSANSKELYVCEFGRSGENYTVRVKDTISSDDELIRHLMN, from the coding sequence ATGAGCAACCTTTCCCCTCAAAGGCCGGCAATGGATCCGGTCCTTCTTGCGAAGCTGACGGGACGCCTCGGCGACCGGGCGACCATAGAAAAGCTCTGCGCTTCATTGTCGGAGGTCTATGGCGAATTCCTGCCGGATATCTTCAAGAGCGAAACCGGGCTGGACATCGCCGTCGCCTATCTCGGCTGCAGTTCCGGCCACAAGAACGATCTGATTGCCGACCTCGACACCAACGTGACCCTCGTCGAGGCGACGTTGCGCAACTGGTCGCAGAACATCACCTTTGCCTGCGGCAACAGCTTCGTCATCACACTGATGGAAAACCTGCTTGGGGCCGCGTCCGATACGATCGAGCAGCCGGCCGATAGGTCGCTTTCGGTCATCGAGCTCGAACTTGCGGTCATGGTTTTCGAGAAAATCGCCAATGTCTTCCGTTCCGCCGTCAATGCACCGGGCGGTTTCGAACCGAACCTTGAGCCGCCGCATCCGCACGAATTCCGCGGCCATCCCTCCAGCGATACGCCGGACGAATTCGCCTCGGCCATCAACATGTCAATCACGCTTTCGGGTATCACGTCCGAGTTCTCGGTGATCGTGCCCCAGGCGCCGCTCCTTAAGACGCAGATTTCCGCACCGAAGGCAACGAACCAGCCCACCAAGTCCACGGAATGGACCGAACAGCTCACCGAACAGGTCCACCGTTCGCATGTGACGCTCGACGCGAAAATCCGCCTTCAGGATCTGACGCTGCGCACCATCTCCAAGCTCGCGCCGGGCGATGTCATTCCGTTCCGCGACACTGCCGACGTCCGTGTCGAGCTCAGTGCCAACAGCAAGGAATTGTATGTGTGCGAGTTCGGGCGTTCCGGCGAAAATTATACTGTCCGGGTCAAAGATACGATCAGCTCCGACGACGAGCTCATCCGTCATTTAATGAATTAA
- the motA gene encoding flagellar motor stator protein MotA, translating to MNIIIGFVITCGCIVGSFMAMGGHVGALWQPFELVIIGGAGLGSFIMANPMKVVKDSGKALGEAFKHTVPKERNYLDTLGVLYSLMRDLRTKSRNEIEAHIDNPAESSIFLSAPTILKNKELTAFICDYVRLIIIGNARSHEIEALMDEEINTILHDKMKPYHAIQIMGDAFPAIGIVAAVLGVIKAMAHINDSPEVLGHLIGSALVGTFLGILLSYCLCSPLVSQIKVVRTKQHRLYVIVKQTLLAYMNGSVPQVALEYGRKTISAYERPSIDAVEQEMMNPGGENKAA from the coding sequence ATGAATATCATTATCGGATTTGTGATTACCTGCGGCTGCATCGTTGGCAGCTTCATGGCGATGGGTGGCCATGTCGGCGCACTCTGGCAGCCTTTCGAACTCGTCATCATCGGCGGCGCTGGCCTGGGCAGCTTCATCATGGCTAACCCGATGAAGGTGGTGAAGGATTCCGGAAAGGCACTCGGTGAAGCCTTCAAGCATACGGTGCCCAAGGAGCGGAATTACCTCGATACGCTGGGTGTCCTCTATTCGCTAATGCGCGACCTGCGCACGAAATCACGCAACGAGATCGAGGCGCATATCGACAATCCGGCCGAATCCTCGATCTTCCTGTCAGCTCCGACGATCCTGAAGAACAAGGAATTGACGGCATTCATCTGCGACTACGTCCGCTTGATCATTATCGGCAATGCCCGCTCGCATGAGATTGAGGCTCTGATGGACGAAGAGATCAATACGATCCTGCACGACAAGATGAAGCCCTATCACGCCATCCAGATCATGGGCGACGCTTTCCCCGCGATCGGTATCGTTGCCGCCGTTCTCGGCGTCATCAAGGCCATGGCGCACATCAACGATTCGCCGGAGGTCCTCGGCCACCTGATCGGTTCGGCGCTCGTCGGCACCTTCCTCGGCATTCTGCTGTCTTATTGCCTCTGCTCGCCGCTCGTCTCCCAGATCAAGGTCGTGCGCACGAAGCAGCATCGCCTCTACGTCATCGTGAAGCAGACCTTGCTTGCCTACATGAACGGCTCCGTACCACAGGTGGCCCTCGAATACGGCCGCAAGACGATTTCTGCTTACGAGCGCCCATCAATCGACGCGGTCGAACAGGAAATGATGAACCCGGGTGGCGAGAACAAGGCGGCCTAA
- the flgF gene encoding flagellar basal-body rod protein FlgF, with protein sequence MQSGLYVSLSSQMALEKRLTTIADNMANVNTTGFRGTEVKFNQLLSDTDNKLNAKVAFVSQGNDYLSGDSGELQHTGNMLDFAIKGDGWFALDTPAGQVLTKDGRFTMKDTGELVSIRGYPVLDAGGAPIQLNSAGGEPKVGNDGMIYQGGRQVGSLGLFEADISKGYLRYENSGVMTTETPRAVTDRFNIGIEQGYLENSNVNAMHEITQLIEVNRAFESIASLTADSESSFNEAIKTLGGSR encoded by the coding sequence ATGCAATCCGGTCTTTATGTTTCCTTGTCATCCCAGATGGCACTCGAAAAGCGCCTGACGACAATTGCGGACAATATGGCGAACGTGAACACGACCGGATTTCGCGGGACGGAGGTGAAGTTCAATCAGTTGCTGAGCGACACCGACAACAAGCTGAACGCAAAGGTTGCCTTCGTCTCGCAGGGCAATGACTATCTATCCGGCGACAGCGGCGAGCTGCAGCACACCGGCAACATGCTGGACTTTGCGATCAAGGGCGACGGCTGGTTCGCACTGGATACGCCGGCGGGTCAGGTTCTGACCAAGGACGGCCGGTTCACCATGAAGGACACGGGCGAGCTGGTGTCGATCCGCGGATACCCGGTTCTCGACGCTGGCGGCGCGCCGATTCAGCTGAACTCGGCGGGCGGTGAGCCCAAGGTCGGCAATGACGGCATGATCTACCAGGGCGGCCGGCAGGTTGGCTCGCTCGGTCTCTTCGAAGCCGATATCAGCAAGGGTTACCTCCGCTATGAGAACAGCGGCGTCATGACCACGGAGACGCCGCGGGCCGTGACCGACCGATTCAATATCGGCATCGAGCAAGGCTATCTCGAAAACTCCAACGTCAACGCGATGCACGAAATCACCCAGCTGATCGAAGTCAACCGCGCCTTCGAGAGCATCGCCTCGCTGACGGCCGACAGCGAAAGCTCCTTCAACGAGGCCATCAAGACGCTGGGTGGCAGCCGTTGA